One window of Polyangiaceae bacterium genomic DNA carries:
- the gor gene encoding glutathione-disulfide reductase, whose amino-acid sequence MALGGGLVALAGLQHYPPRNRAAIGVRRRADVESFDYVVIGGGSGGLASARRAAKHGAKVALVEAGRLGGTCVNVGCVPKKVMWNAASVAEALHDANDYGFALGEVPEIDWGAVKRKRDAYVERLNGIYARNLDNDGVSLFDGWGRLQGPNEVVVESAGGSQVLKAKHILIATGGRPRLPGIPGEELGITSDGFFELEELPKHVAVVGAGYIAVELAGIFNALGSEVTLLIRREQMLGGFDSMLRDTLMEEMLKAGVNIETCIHLASVEKNASGKLDLKGSEGQELGGMDQLVWAIGRDPNTGDLGLDTAGVAVEANGVIPVDDFQNTSVPGVYAVGDITGKWELTPVAIAAGRRLADRLFGGQPEARLEYEDIPTVVFSHPPIGTVGMTEERAHELYGLSGVRCYTARFTNMYHSITERKSATAMKVVTVGAREKVAGIHVIGMGADEMIQGFAVAVRMGATKADLDRTVAIHPTASEELVTLR is encoded by the coding sequence ATGGCTTTAGGCGGCGGGTTGGTTGCGCTAGCCGGCCTGCAGCACTATCCACCGCGTAACCGCGCCGCGATTGGTGTGCGGAGAAGGGCAGACGTGGAGAGCTTCGACTATGTGGTGATCGGTGGCGGCAGCGGAGGACTGGCATCCGCTCGGAGGGCCGCAAAGCACGGGGCCAAGGTGGCGCTGGTAGAGGCTGGCCGCCTTGGAGGCACCTGTGTCAACGTGGGCTGCGTACCGAAGAAGGTGATGTGGAACGCCGCCAGCGTGGCGGAAGCCCTGCACGACGCGAACGACTACGGGTTCGCTCTCGGCGAAGTTCCTGAGATTGACTGGGGCGCGGTCAAGCGCAAGCGAGACGCGTACGTCGAGCGACTGAACGGAATTTACGCGCGGAATCTCGATAACGATGGCGTGAGCTTGTTTGACGGCTGGGGACGCCTGCAGGGGCCGAACGAGGTCGTCGTCGAGTCGGCCGGAGGCAGCCAGGTGCTGAAGGCGAAGCACATTTTGATCGCCACAGGCGGGCGTCCGCGGCTCCCTGGCATCCCCGGCGAAGAACTCGGGATCACGAGCGACGGTTTCTTCGAACTCGAAGAACTCCCGAAGCACGTCGCCGTCGTAGGCGCTGGCTACATCGCGGTGGAGCTCGCCGGGATCTTCAACGCCCTCGGGTCGGAAGTTACCCTCTTGATCCGCAGGGAACAAATGCTCGGCGGCTTTGACTCGATGCTGCGTGACACCCTGATGGAAGAGATGTTGAAGGCGGGCGTCAACATCGAGACCTGCATCCACCTGGCGTCGGTTGAAAAGAACGCGAGCGGCAAGCTCGACCTCAAGGGCTCCGAAGGACAAGAGCTTGGCGGGATGGATCAACTGGTGTGGGCGATCGGGCGCGATCCGAACACCGGCGACCTCGGGCTCGATACCGCGGGAGTCGCCGTCGAGGCGAACGGCGTCATCCCGGTGGATGACTTCCAGAACACGAGCGTGCCTGGGGTCTACGCCGTGGGAGACATCACCGGTAAGTGGGAGCTGACCCCCGTGGCGATCGCCGCTGGACGGCGCCTGGCCGATCGGCTGTTCGGCGGGCAACCGGAGGCGCGGCTCGAGTACGAGGACATCCCGACGGTGGTCTTTAGCCATCCGCCCATTGGCACCGTTGGCATGACCGAGGAGCGCGCCCACGAGCTATACGGATTGAGCGGCGTGCGCTGCTACACCGCGCGTTTCACCAATATGTATCACTCCATTACCGAGCGGAAAAGTGCTACGGCGATGAAGGTCGTGACCGTCGGCGCTCGGGAGAAGGTTGCAGGTATCCACGTGATTGGCATGGGTGCCGACGAGATGATTCAGGGTTTTGCTGTGGCGGTGCGCATGGGAGCAACCAAAGCCGACCTGGATCGCACCGTCGCCATCCATCCAACCGCTTCGGAAGAGCTGGTCACGCTGCGCTGA
- a CDS encoding nitronate monooxygenase codes for MKTQLCQELGIEVPIFAFTRSPKVVIEVSRAGGLGVLGAIGYTTDEFAETIELVHKELNGLPFGVDVVMPAGFVGADSGGMASAAEYHQMLPEEHRNFLNQLLAEHNVPPLPEGSTAAQAMQGWTDQVSKKQVDIALKYPIKLIANALGPPPKEVIDLAHQHGVKVAALTGKVKHAKKQVEAGVDIIIAQGTEAGGHTGEVSSFVLTPAVVEALAPTPVLLAGGVGSGSQVAAALAMGAQGCWLGSLWLTTAEAMESAPVKQRLLDAGYDDTLRSKAVSGKPARQLKTKWTDAWEDPKNPKPLPMPLQFMLIAEAQSRIHRHVEATGDTTLLMQPVGQIVGRMNEVKPVAEVMRELKQGMREARDRLNALG; via the coding sequence ATGAAGACGCAGCTGTGTCAGGAGTTGGGGATCGAGGTTCCGATCTTTGCGTTCACGCGCAGCCCCAAGGTGGTGATCGAGGTCTCACGCGCCGGCGGGCTCGGTGTGCTGGGCGCGATTGGTTACACCACGGATGAGTTCGCCGAGACCATCGAGCTCGTCCACAAGGAGCTGAATGGGTTGCCGTTCGGTGTCGACGTGGTCATGCCAGCGGGCTTCGTTGGAGCAGACAGCGGAGGCATGGCGAGCGCCGCGGAGTATCACCAGATGCTGCCGGAGGAGCACCGGAACTTCCTCAATCAGCTGCTCGCCGAGCACAACGTTCCGCCGCTTCCGGAGGGATCCACGGCGGCTCAGGCGATGCAAGGCTGGACCGATCAGGTCAGCAAGAAGCAGGTCGATATCGCGCTGAAGTATCCCATCAAGCTGATTGCCAACGCCTTGGGCCCGCCGCCGAAGGAGGTGATCGACCTCGCGCATCAGCACGGCGTCAAAGTGGCGGCCCTCACCGGCAAGGTGAAGCACGCCAAGAAGCAGGTCGAAGCGGGCGTCGACATCATCATCGCCCAGGGTACGGAGGCGGGTGGTCACACCGGCGAGGTATCGAGCTTCGTGCTCACCCCAGCGGTGGTCGAGGCTTTGGCCCCGACACCGGTGTTGCTGGCGGGCGGTGTGGGCAGCGGTTCGCAAGTTGCGGCTGCTCTAGCCATGGGCGCACAAGGCTGCTGGCTCGGCTCGCTCTGGCTGACCACGGCGGAGGCCATGGAGTCGGCACCGGTGAAGCAACGGCTGCTCGACGCCGGCTACGACGACACCTTGCGCTCCAAGGCGGTGAGCGGAAAGCCCGCGCGGCAGCTCAAGACCAAGTGGACCGACGCTTGGGAAGATCCGAAAAATCCCAAGCCGCTACCCATGCCGCTACAGTTCATGCTGATCGCTGAGGCGCAGTCGCGCATTCATCGCCACGTGGAGGCAACCGGGGACACCACGCTCTTGATGCAGCCAGTCGGGCAAATCGTCGGTCGCATGAACGAGGTCAAGCCTGTCGCCGAGGTCATGCGGGAGCTGAAGCAAGGCATGCGCGAAGCGCGCGATCGTCTGAACGCTCTCGGCTGA
- a CDS encoding TerB family tellurite resistance protein encodes MAHTDPAFVRDFDDPKLEALTEMMFLAAFADGEMSDEERQHFQTSVESLTDGRFGGAKFDLFFANMQQKLEAEGREARLASVKERLTDPNVRRVALSLAVQVTAADGIIRTSERELIMETAEALDIDVDVAADIVAEVERGTKA; translated from the coding sequence ATGGCGCACACCGATCCAGCCTTCGTCCGTGACTTCGACGACCCGAAGCTCGAGGCGCTCACCGAGATGATGTTCTTGGCCGCCTTCGCTGACGGGGAGATGAGCGATGAAGAGCGCCAGCACTTCCAGACCAGCGTCGAGTCGCTGACGGATGGGCGCTTTGGCGGTGCGAAGTTCGATCTGTTCTTCGCCAACATGCAGCAAAAGCTCGAAGCAGAAGGTCGGGAAGCCCGCCTCGCCAGCGTGAAGGAGCGCCTGACGGATCCCAATGTGCGGCGCGTCGCGCTCAGTCTCGCGGTTCAAGTCACCGCCGCTGACGGCATCATCCGCACCAGCGAGCGTGAGCTGATCATGGAGACGGCAGAGGCCCTCGACATCGACGTGGACGTCGCGGCAGACATCGTCGCCGAGGTTGAGCGCGGTACCAAAGCCTAA
- a CDS encoding tRNA pseudouridine(13) synthase TruD, whose translation MSETDAPHSPPAWQPELPKLGGVIGEAPEDFEVEEVPLYAASGAGSHWYLWVEKRGLNTREVVRLFAEAGGVDEGEIGTAGLKDKNAVTRQWVSVPESAKAPETWQLPDGVRILEVTRHTNKLRTGHLLGNRFQLRLLGCDPDWQGRWGALSAALGSHGYFNYFGPQRFGINGQNLGRALFWLKKGAKGRGFQPRLYASVLQSEAFNRYLSARREVGFEQALLGEVVRLANTGKHFRVADVEAERERWETKDILPTGPMAGPKMVAADAAAGELEQQAITALRLDSPPRAFVKLAPGTRRDLLVFPENVSLELDGDALRLSFGLPSGCYATELVSALTGAMARPSPHRDAV comes from the coding sequence ATGAGTGAGACCGACGCGCCCCATAGTCCCCCTGCCTGGCAACCCGAGTTGCCCAAACTAGGAGGCGTGATCGGAGAAGCTCCAGAAGACTTCGAGGTCGAAGAAGTGCCGCTGTACGCCGCGAGCGGTGCTGGCAGCCACTGGTACCTGTGGGTGGAGAAGCGCGGGCTCAACACGCGCGAGGTGGTGCGATTGTTCGCCGAAGCCGGCGGCGTCGATGAGGGCGAGATCGGCACGGCAGGGCTGAAGGACAAGAACGCGGTAACGCGCCAGTGGGTCAGCGTCCCCGAGTCGGCGAAGGCACCAGAGACCTGGCAGCTCCCAGACGGCGTGCGGATCCTCGAGGTAACACGCCACACGAACAAGCTACGCACCGGGCACCTTCTTGGGAATCGTTTCCAGTTGCGGCTATTGGGCTGCGACCCGGACTGGCAAGGTCGCTGGGGCGCGCTCAGCGCGGCGCTCGGCTCACACGGCTACTTCAACTACTTCGGCCCCCAGCGCTTCGGTATCAACGGGCAGAACCTGGGGCGCGCGCTTTTCTGGTTGAAGAAGGGCGCCAAGGGCCGAGGTTTTCAGCCACGCCTCTACGCGAGCGTGCTGCAGTCGGAGGCCTTCAACCGCTACTTGAGCGCGCGCCGCGAAGTCGGCTTCGAACAAGCGCTGCTCGGGGAGGTGGTTCGCCTGGCGAACACCGGCAAGCACTTCAGGGTCGCCGATGTCGAGGCAGAGCGTGAGCGCTGGGAGACCAAAGACATCCTGCCCACGGGTCCGATGGCTGGCCCCAAGATGGTCGCGGCAGACGCGGCCGCGGGCGAGCTCGAGCAACAGGCGATCACAGCGCTCCGCCTCGACTCCCCACCCCGCGCATTCGTCAAGCTCGCGCCTGGCACTCGGCGCGACCTCTTGGTGTTCCCCGAGAACGTCAGTCTGGAGCTGGATGGCGACGCGTTGCGCCTCAGCTTCGGTCTGCCCTCAGGTTGCTACGCCACTGAGCTGGTGAGCGCCCTGACCGGGGCGATGGCGCGCCCCAGTCCACACCGAGACGCGGTCTAG
- a CDS encoding 3-hydroxyacyl-CoA dehydrogenase family protein — protein MNQLATQGARGKASDILGKRRIEHVVVLGANGTMGFGSGALFTHAVPKVTFLARTKAKAEDGLKAAIRQVRSPTVADRVECGSYEDDLEQAVASADLIFEAVTEQLELKQQFFERIDKARRADSIIGTVTSGLSINKLAEGRSESFRKHFMGIHFFNPPNVIVGTELVAGKDTDAELLDFVETYCEKLLGRTMIRTADTPGFAGNRVGFKVLNEVAQLAEEHGPALMDKLVGPYTGRALAPLGTIDLVGWDIHKAIVDNIYKLTKDEAHGTLELPAYMQRLIDKGTLGNKTGGGFFQRTKDKKKLVLNPKTGEYTPLEEVKLPNLGFIKEIATLHRMGRYEEAMAAFVSAPGDEAALARKVIAGYISYGFHRAGECTEAITGIDLIMGTGFNWAPPSVLVDTIGVSRTVDMLKAAGVPVPKLLADALPGQRFFNHPTVNVGRFFVAR, from the coding sequence ATGAATCAGTTGGCAACCCAAGGCGCACGCGGCAAGGCAAGCGACATCCTGGGCAAGCGGCGCATCGAGCACGTGGTCGTGCTCGGAGCGAACGGAACCATGGGCTTCGGAAGCGGTGCGTTGTTCACCCACGCGGTCCCCAAGGTGACGTTCTTGGCGCGCACCAAGGCGAAGGCGGAGGACGGCCTGAAGGCGGCCATCCGTCAGGTTCGTTCCCCCACGGTAGCGGACCGCGTGGAGTGCGGAAGCTACGAGGATGACCTCGAGCAGGCGGTAGCCAGCGCTGACTTGATTTTCGAAGCCGTGACCGAGCAGCTCGAGCTGAAGCAGCAGTTCTTCGAGCGCATCGACAAGGCGAGGCGCGCCGATAGCATCATCGGTACGGTGACCTCCGGGTTGTCGATCAACAAGCTGGCGGAGGGGCGCAGTGAGTCCTTTCGCAAGCACTTCATGGGGATCCACTTCTTCAACCCGCCGAACGTGATCGTTGGCACCGAGTTGGTTGCGGGCAAAGATACCGACGCAGAGCTGCTCGACTTCGTTGAGACCTACTGCGAGAAGCTGCTCGGGCGCACGATGATCCGCACGGCAGACACCCCCGGCTTTGCCGGTAACCGAGTGGGCTTCAAGGTGCTGAACGAGGTCGCCCAGCTGGCGGAAGAGCACGGTCCGGCGCTGATGGACAAGCTGGTAGGGCCTTACACCGGCCGTGCGCTGGCGCCGCTCGGCACCATCGACCTCGTCGGTTGGGATATCCACAAGGCAATTGTGGACAATATCTACAAGTTGACGAAGGACGAGGCACACGGGACGCTCGAGCTGCCCGCCTACATGCAGCGACTGATTGACAAGGGCACGCTTGGCAACAAGACCGGCGGCGGCTTCTTTCAGCGCACCAAAGACAAAAAGAAGCTCGTGCTGAACCCAAAGACTGGCGAGTACACGCCGCTCGAAGAGGTGAAGCTCCCGAACCTCGGCTTCATCAAAGAGATCGCCACGCTGCACCGCATGGGGCGCTATGAGGAAGCGATGGCGGCCTTCGTCAGCGCACCGGGTGACGAGGCTGCGCTCGCTCGAAAGGTCATCGCCGGCTACATCAGCTACGGCTTCCACCGCGCCGGTGAGTGCACCGAGGCGATCACCGGCATCGATCTGATCATGGGCACCGGCTTCAACTGGGCGCCGCCGAGCGTCTTGGTGGACACCATCGGCGTCTCCCGCACGGTGGACATGCTCAAGGCAGCGGGAGTGCCCGTGCCGAAGCTCTTGGCCGATGCACTACCCGGGCAGCGCTTCTTCAACCATCCAACCGTCAACGTCGGGCGCTTCTTCGTCGCGCGCTGA
- a CDS encoding thiolase domain-containing protein (Catalyzes the synthesis of acetoacetyl coenzyme A from two molecules of acetyl coenzyme A. It can also act as a thiolase, catalyzing the reverse reaction and generating two-carbon units from the four-carbon product of fatty acid oxidation), giving the protein MSQEVYILGGYQTDFARNWSKENKHFSAMMREVVRGALETTGLEPKDIQTGHVGNFAAELYCKQGHLGAFFVETHPLFSGLPTGRHEAACASGSIALLAASAEIEAGRYDVTAVVGIEQMKTVDSATGGDFLGTAAWYELEAAGIEFPFPKLFGKLGDEYDKRYGLKDEHLAGISAINYANAKLNPNAQTRTWYMNQGHAMCRTDDNPAVGGRIRISDCSQVTDGAATVFLASKSYAEKYAKAKGIPLASIPRIKGWGHHTARLRFEDKVLESKDSEYVLPHVRSTVTDAFKRAGMADVSGIDGIETHDCFTTSEYMAIDHFGLTKPGESWKAVEEGVIAIGGKCPINPSGGLIGAGHPVGATGVRQLLDAYKQVTGTAGDYQVEGAKNFATLNIGGSGTTSVTFIVGV; this is encoded by the coding sequence ATGTCACAAGAAGTATATATCCTCGGCGGCTATCAGACTGATTTCGCGCGGAACTGGAGCAAGGAAAACAAGCACTTCTCCGCCATGATGCGCGAGGTCGTGCGCGGCGCGCTGGAGACCACCGGCCTCGAGCCCAAGGACATCCAGACCGGGCACGTCGGCAACTTCGCGGCGGAGCTCTACTGCAAGCAGGGGCACCTTGGTGCGTTCTTCGTGGAGACCCACCCGCTCTTCAGTGGGCTGCCGACAGGTCGTCATGAGGCAGCGTGTGCGTCCGGAAGCATCGCGCTCCTCGCGGCCAGCGCGGAGATCGAAGCGGGTCGCTACGACGTGACCGCGGTCGTCGGCATCGAGCAGATGAAGACCGTCGACTCGGCGACTGGCGGTGACTTCCTCGGCACAGCCGCGTGGTATGAGCTCGAGGCAGCGGGCATCGAGTTCCCGTTCCCCAAGCTATTCGGCAAGCTCGGCGACGAATACGACAAGCGCTACGGTCTGAAGGACGAGCACCTGGCAGGGATCAGCGCCATCAACTACGCGAACGCCAAGCTGAACCCCAACGCGCAGACGCGCACGTGGTACATGAACCAGGGGCACGCGATGTGCCGCACGGATGACAACCCCGCCGTCGGTGGTCGGATCCGTATCTCCGACTGCTCCCAGGTCACTGACGGGGCAGCCACCGTCTTCCTGGCTTCGAAAAGCTACGCGGAAAAGTACGCCAAGGCGAAGGGGATCCCCCTCGCGAGCATCCCGCGCATCAAAGGCTGGGGACACCACACGGCGCGGCTACGCTTCGAAGACAAGGTCCTTGAGAGCAAGGACTCGGAGTACGTGTTGCCTCATGTGCGCTCCACCGTCACCGATGCGTTCAAGCGCGCCGGCATGGCAGATGTCAGCGGCATCGACGGCATCGAGACTCATGACTGCTTCACCACCAGCGAATACATGGCGATCGATCACTTCGGACTGACGAAGCCCGGTGAGAGCTGGAAGGCAGTTGAGGAAGGCGTGATTGCAATCGGCGGTAAGTGTCCAATCAACCCAAGTGGTGGCTTGATCGGCGCGGGGCACCCCGTGGGGGCAACCGGCGTGCGCCAGCTGCTCGACGCTTACAAGCAGGTCACCGGGACGGCTGGCGACTACCAGGTCGAAGGCGCGAAGAACTTCGCGACTCTCAACATCGGTGGTAGCGGCACCACGAGTGTCACCTTCATCGTGGGCGTGTAG
- a CDS encoding SRPBCC domain-containing protein, with amino-acid sequence MREVRTQIEIAASREEVWEVLTDFARYPEWNPVIVSVKGDLRAGANVDIKIRQGKLAVPIPCRMHRVEPLHDFRWRGPRSSLMAKVMGGEHYFSLEPLRTLTAGAAEAGEERCVFVHGEQFRGPVVPLLWPRMKKQLEVGYSRVNQALKERVEAAKAKSASA; translated from the coding sequence ATGCGAGAAGTGCGAACCCAGATCGAGATTGCTGCCTCCCGTGAAGAAGTGTGGGAGGTACTGACCGACTTCGCGCGCTACCCGGAGTGGAATCCGGTGATCGTGAGCGTGAAGGGCGACCTGCGGGCAGGCGCAAACGTCGACATCAAGATCCGCCAGGGCAAGCTCGCGGTTCCGATCCCGTGCCGCATGCACCGCGTCGAGCCGCTTCACGACTTCCGCTGGCGCGGGCCACGGAGCTCGCTGATGGCGAAGGTGATGGGCGGGGAGCATTACTTCAGCCTCGAGCCGCTGCGAACGCTCACCGCCGGGGCAGCAGAAGCCGGCGAGGAGCGTTGCGTGTTCGTGCACGGGGAACAGTTTCGGGGGCCGGTGGTGCCGCTGCTCTGGCCGCGCATGAAAAAGCAGCTCGAAGTCGGCTATTCCCGCGTGAATCAAGCGCTGAAGGAGCGGGTGGAAGCGGCCAAGGCGAAGTCGGCGTCCGCCTGA
- a CDS encoding TlpA family protein disulfide reductase has protein sequence MSFSSVSHSLRRGRRVAWLLVCTLAAFVLTGACSGKEERFSPIPESDSGGLPGWDGSFPDVPVRDAEPSCPKAAKPYGTDPDFGESLPDILLLDCDGNTITVDEMRCESKLTLVSIGAGWCEPCQQEALVMEDLYNRYSSRGLNVVQFMYADAEGFLPGPEFCRTWRDSFTLSYPVYVDPQSNTLQFLSLGVTPVNMLLDKQGKVVWFAPGVLPEDFESILLGLM, from the coding sequence GTGTCCTTCAGTTCGGTCAGTCACAGCCTCCGACGGGGGCGGCGCGTTGCGTGGCTGCTCGTCTGCACGCTGGCTGCCTTCGTGCTGACGGGCGCTTGTAGCGGCAAGGAGGAGCGGTTTTCGCCGATCCCCGAGAGTGACAGCGGCGGCTTGCCTGGCTGGGATGGGAGCTTCCCCGATGTGCCCGTGCGTGACGCCGAGCCGAGCTGCCCCAAGGCGGCGAAACCGTACGGAACCGATCCAGATTTCGGCGAGAGCCTGCCGGACATCTTGCTCCTCGACTGCGACGGCAACACCATCACCGTCGACGAGATGCGTTGCGAGTCCAAGCTGACCCTGGTGTCCATCGGGGCGGGTTGGTGTGAGCCCTGCCAGCAGGAGGCGCTCGTGATGGAGGACCTGTACAACCGCTACTCGTCACGCGGCTTGAACGTCGTGCAATTCATGTACGCAGACGCCGAAGGCTTTCTGCCTGGACCAGAGTTCTGCCGCACCTGGCGGGATTCCTTCACCTTGAGCTATCCGGTGTACGTGGACCCCCAGAGCAACACCCTGCAGTTCCTGAGTCTCGGCGTGACACCAGTGAACATGCTGCTCGACAAGCAGGGCAAGGTGGTGTGGTTCGCTCCTGGCGTCTTGCCGGAGGACTTCGAGAGTATCTTGCTCGGCTTGATGTGA
- a CDS encoding TlpA family protein disulfide reductase — MRRSALLLCVLLCAACAPSGAGDSTPRQIELEGDMGLLEPFRAISPKEPVPHFMVMDTEGGVHDSRRMLGQGPILINFFASWCESCAAKAPLVNQSLKNAPPHTTALAVSLDDNSTWKYVENYVDDHGLDYPVIRGAEFAKFALAFDPVQAVPTLVVVGVDGYVVDFQVGLRAGDAERLPRALQRAATPAGHPTADLTPHPTTAKGASAR; from the coding sequence ATGCGCCGCTCGGCTCTGCTGCTCTGTGTCCTCCTGTGTGCCGCATGCGCGCCATCCGGCGCTGGGGACTCGACACCGCGGCAGATCGAACTCGAAGGCGACATGGGTTTACTGGAGCCGTTCCGCGCCATCTCCCCGAAGGAACCCGTGCCCCACTTCATGGTGATGGATACCGAAGGCGGGGTGCACGACTCCCGCAGGATGCTCGGCCAAGGCCCGATTCTGATCAACTTCTTCGCTTCCTGGTGCGAATCGTGCGCGGCCAAGGCGCCGTTGGTCAACCAAAGCCTGAAGAACGCGCCGCCTCACACTACCGCCCTCGCCGTCTCCCTCGACGACAATTCTACCTGGAAATATGTGGAGAACTACGTCGACGATCACGGTCTCGACTACCCAGTGATCCGCGGGGCAGAGTTCGCCAAGTTCGCCCTGGCATTCGATCCAGTGCAGGCGGTCCCCACCCTGGTCGTCGTCGGTGTCGATGGCTACGTGGTGGACTTCCAGGTTGGGCTGCGCGCTGGCGACGCCGAACGCCTACCGCGAGCGCTTCAGCGCGCCGCAACGCCCGCGGGGCACCCGACGGCGGACCTCACCCCCCACCCGACTACCGCCAAGGGCGCTTCCGCGAGGTAA
- a CDS encoding DJ-1/PfpI family protein, translated as MKFGFVLFEDFEELDLVGPWEVLRMASRLLPADRDEWTCELVGPTLEPVRAAKGMRVCPDQTFAGAGECDVLVVPGGQGTRRGAEDPALLEFLARQSAGASWSFSICTGALLFFASGVNRGREVTTYFAFVDELQRRAGSDLKVRGDVRYVADDLACGPRGERRLLSAAGVSAGIDAALWLVGQLESPEFAQGVQRAIQYDPAPPYGLLEA; from the coding sequence ATGAAGTTTGGGTTTGTGCTGTTCGAGGACTTCGAGGAACTGGACTTGGTGGGGCCGTGGGAAGTGCTGCGTATGGCGTCGCGGCTCTTGCCAGCGGACCGGGACGAGTGGACGTGCGAGCTGGTGGGGCCAACGCTCGAGCCCGTGCGCGCCGCGAAGGGCATGCGGGTGTGTCCAGATCAAACCTTTGCGGGGGCAGGAGAGTGCGACGTGCTCGTGGTGCCCGGCGGTCAGGGGACCCGACGGGGCGCGGAGGACCCGGCGTTGCTGGAGTTTCTGGCGCGGCAGTCTGCCGGTGCGAGCTGGAGCTTTTCGATTTGTACCGGCGCGCTGTTGTTCTTTGCGAGCGGTGTCAACCGCGGCCGAGAAGTGACCACCTATTTCGCTTTCGTCGACGAGCTCCAGCGGCGCGCTGGTAGCGACCTGAAGGTGCGCGGCGACGTGCGCTACGTTGCGGATGATCTCGCGTGTGGGCCGCGGGGTGAGCGCAGATTACTCAGCGCTGCTGGGGTATCCGCAGGGATCGACGCCGCGCTGTGGCTCGTGGGTCAGCTCGAGTCACCGGAATTTGCTCAGGGCGTGCAGCGGGCGATTCAGTACGACCCCGCTCCGCCGTACGGGCTGCTGGAGGCTTAG
- a CDS encoding thioredoxin family protein yields the protein MRRAWLLTLPCLVLFGCDSTEHQAKPEPASASATAKVEVGAPPRFLRGPTGGADISSFVREKLTEANAAQKAGKGGYTRVLVYVGATWCEPCQYFHQAVTEGKLDRELQGVTFVEFDLDQDRDALASAGYASRMIPLFALPDAAGRGTEQRISGSIKGPGATANILPRLDKLLAGEPVN from the coding sequence ATGCGTCGCGCCTGGTTGCTCACCCTGCCCTGCCTCGTGCTCTTCGGCTGCGACTCCACTGAGCACCAAGCCAAGCCGGAGCCCGCGAGCGCCAGCGCGACGGCCAAGGTGGAGGTTGGCGCACCGCCGCGGTTCCTACGCGGTCCCACGGGAGGCGCGGACATCTCGAGCTTCGTTCGGGAGAAGCTTACGGAGGCGAACGCTGCGCAGAAGGCGGGCAAGGGGGGGTACACCCGCGTGCTGGTCTATGTCGGCGCGACCTGGTGTGAGCCGTGCCAGTACTTCCATCAAGCCGTTACCGAGGGGAAACTCGACCGCGAGCTTCAGGGCGTGACCTTCGTCGAGTTCGACCTCGATCAGGATCGGGATGCGCTCGCCAGCGCTGGCTACGCGAGTCGCATGATCCCGTTGTTCGCGCTGCCTGACGCCGCAGGCAGAGGGACCGAGCAGCGCATCTCGGGATCGATCAAAGGGCCGGGTGCGACGGCGAACATTCTGCCTCGCCTAGATAAGCTGCTGGCTGGCGAGCCCGTGAACTGA